The genomic stretch TTGGGAAAATATGTAATATATTAACTTAgaagtttattatttcgATTGAAATCATTGACACAAGCTTATCCGTAAAAGAATTGtaacaaaaacaaataaatataagatAGCAATTAgcttattaaaatattaaattatatctACACTATAACCATAATATATTCTCTACtttacaaatttttatataccAAGGGATATTATTACTGTAAACTTAGATCCAACAAATTTGGTTAAattaagaataaataatttaaattcaagtTATTAATACATTATTTTAAGTAGTAACCTGTACTTATAGTTAATCTTGTGGAAAGCCAACCCCAGGTTTATTTACAAATGCATTCCTCGGTTGATAAAGCACCCAAGATATAATCCAAGATATAATTCTCAATTCTTCCTATTCTACTTGTTGTTTATAAGAGACAGATATCTTTTGGCTATCAAAAAATTGgctttttttgaatattgaaTGTGATCATTgttatattgaaaatttattcatatAGTCTTTCTGACTAGTatacttttatttcatctttGGGACCAAGAGATTCATGTAAGCTCGATAGAATTTCAGGTACATATTGAAGGAATTAATATGGCTCTCTATCAATAAGTAGAAATTTCCAGAAAAATGCAATGAAGCAGTTTGGGTATGAACAATTCAGACATTATAATGACAAGAATATAAGATTCTGggattaaaaaatgaaatatgtaaccaaaaacaaaattattaagatATGTAGGGTATTcgaaaatttattattaagcTTCAAATACaatagataaaaaataaataaataatatcattctTAGATATTCTATATCGTAAAAAATCGCATAGTTaatcaaaaacaaaataaaattcctataattatatatatatatttcagttatattattgttcAAAAGCTAGAACGATTATTAACGTTCGgtatgtttttattttattcctaATTCATAAGTGTAATAATGTAGCATCTTAAAAATTACCACATTTATGATGAGAGAACCTTTTCtatctaattcaaatagttTTTACTACACTTCGTTCAAGTGTCACCTAGAAGGAGCATCTTTTTAGATCTTTTTAAAGCAACATACAGTGACTCTTCTGTTATTTTGTACACTTGGGAAAAGACACTTCTTGTAAAAGATAGTACCAGAAACTTTTACAACTTTCCCTAATTCTACAACAATAAAaactatttaaataaaaggATCTATGATATGTAATTATGATGTGGCGTTAATATATATGCTGCTACATTTAGTTATATATTGGGATATTATATGGtaattacaaataattaattacaACAGTTTGGTTTTGACAATCTCTTGTCTAATCTTAAATGTATAATAAGCCATGACAaggataataataaccaaTGGAGACAACCAAAGGGCTAATTTGTTCAAGACATCTTCAACTTGTGGGCCAGGTGGCATGTGGTTTTGTTTGGAAGTGGTTTCTCTAATCTTTTGTTGTTCATTCAACATTTGTTCCAATTTGGTATTCATTGCTAGGAAATCTTCGTAATTAGAATTGTCATTCACAATTTTGGCTTCAccatctttattatcattgcCGTTGTTATTAATAGTATTTGTAGTTAAGACATTCAAAGCTTTCTCCAAATGTTCTACATATTTTCTCATTTCTTGTTGTGCTTCTAGGATATTTgatagttttttttctaaaatacTAATATCATTTGCTAATAATTTCCCTTCAACTTTATCTAACTTTCTATATAATTCGTAGTTGGTGATTTCACTATTTTCTGAATcataaatttctttatcaacaattttttctttaccAGAGGCTTTATCAATTATCTTGGTCAATAATTTAGGTTGTGCCATCTCCTTAACATTTGGTATCAGGGAATCTTCTGTAACAAAATCATAAagtttcattttcaaaatttcaaaagattcCGCAGTGTTTGAATTGTCAGCAGAAACACCAAATCTATATAGATTAGCATTAGATGGTGACAATTTAATCTTTCTTGTTTGGAAACATACTTTGTTATCGACTTGCAATTTTAACAGATTATCAGCATTACGATCATAAGTTAAACGTAAAGTAGATGGGACTGAAGAATCTTGGTAACCAATCAAACATGATGCAAATGTTTTGTCATagatattttgtttattaaaagtttcAGAACCATCATTCAATGAACCACGTAAAGTTGGGCCTACTGGGCTACTGTTATCAACTAATAATTGTAAACCGTCATATTTGGATGGtccattaaataatgattgaTCTTTCAAATCAATCGGGGCAGCCGAATCTAATATCCAGAAAGATAGCCCACCAGAGGTAGGGCCAGAATACCCGACAGATCTGAAAGTCCATTCCAAGGTGAATGCATTTTTGTTCATAGGAACATCTTCAGTCAACCAAAGAGACCCTAGACTATTTTTCTTGGGAGTCAAGACGATTCGTCCTTCATTATATCTTGCATCTTGACCTAACTTCCATTTCGAAGAAATAGATGAAGAACTCAGTAGATtatctaatgaaaaatcttttaaaggAACTTCTGAAGATTCATGCTGAATGTCAGGATGACCTTGACTTATATGCAATATAGCTAGTGAAGCAGCAGCGATCTGTGTCAAAAGCATGTTCTATTCTACGATATTATTCTATGGCTTGGGCCTCTTCTATCGTCACTTACACTTTGTGGAGGACCTTAAAACGGAGTGTATTGTTGTGGATACCTTACAGGTTCTTCTTAAATAAAGCCTTTCCGACCTCCAACGCATtccaaatatattcaatcCATAACGAGACCCTTTTCAGACGAACGCTGGACATTTTCATGAAGTGTGAATTTTCAGCTTAATGATTTGAATCGATTCGATAATAATTAATGGCTTCTTGATCTGGAAATGTTTTGGTTTTCGGTGAAAATGGAAAGactaaaaattaaatgaaaaatgacgaagaaaaaaaatatgaaaaatctgggaaaaatgaaaaaaaaaaaaaaaaataagaaacattttgaaattcaaaaatggGAAAACACGCTCTGTCACAGATTCGAACAGTAGATCCTGctaaattttatttcgtgattttttatattgttttaatttttaactttttccAAGTTTCGGTGAATCGAAAAGagtaaaaatagaaattagGAAAGGAAGGAACTCATCGATTTATTTACGCTGATTTAAGGAATTTTACATGTATAAACAAATCTTAGTTTAAAGTTTATTGAAGTATAAAAAGTGTTGTCATTCATTATATGGTATTTATCAGgcatttatttatatggAGTGGCACCTTatatactttattttttcaaccAACAACTATACTAAGagaatcaaatttaaataataaaaagaagtagccatattaataattgataacGGTAGAATAAACATGCCTTCATTTGCGGATAGTTTTTGGTCAGAAGATTTAACTTCTGGGTTagagaaattatttaaccAAATGTATCATGGGAATGACCAGaataatttgtttattcaattgtttGCCTCTAGAATGCAATTCGAAGTAAGTTATGGTCGTCAATTGTATACAATAAATGATAACATTGAAAATTTGGAagaatttcatttgaaatCTGAATTCTATACGACAGATTCTGCATTCAgccatttattaaataagatGTCTAATGAAGGAgattatcatttaaatattgcttccaatattgaaattttagtCTTGAGACCATTCTCTAAATGGTGTAAAGAACATCACGatagaattaaatattctgaaaagactttgaaaaaaagtgttgaaaattttaagaaatcCAAAACGATGATTAATAAACTAGAAActgaatatttcaataaatgtAGATCTTTGgaagattttaaaagattaaattttaatgaaaaagatttgGGTGATACAGTTGAAacattgaaattatttgagaagaaaaatcaacaagttcaaaaagaaaatgatcATAAAAAATTTGCTACTTTAGCTTctattgattttgattatatAACAATGAGAcaaactttaaaattattattattggattTACCCAAATCAGATTATAAATTAccttttttgaaatttacaataacaaatacaaacaatGGTAATGAAATTACGAATTTTCTCTTGGAACAAATGTCATTAAAGGATGTGGAACAAGCTGAACAGTTTGGtcaagatttattaaatcttgggtttattaaatattgtaatGGGGTTGGTAATTCTTTTgctaattctaaaaaatttcagTTCCAATGGAAGCCTTATGCTTATAAATTTGCTAATATCCAAATTCCTGATTCACAATCCATTTCATTTACTACTACTGCTGCTACTGCTGCTACTCCTACCGTTACAACTAGTACGAAAAGATCTACATCTGAATCAGGTTCTCTTGATTCTATATCCTTATCAACAACTATAACACCAACACCACCATCTACTAATGCAACTTCCACACCAAATGGTAAAGCTACagatataaatattgataatgataagaTAAATTCAGAAACTGTTATTGAATATCATAAACCTAAACCTAAAAATTCTCCTGTCCCTATTTCTGATGATTTATTGGCATTAATGACTAAACATGTTAGTGAAAAGGAGAATACCTTATTTAAGTTGATTAGAGATGTTGATAAATCTGATAACAAATACTTTGAAGAATGCTTTAAAATGGATGATTTACGTTGTTccattgaagaattaatgaTTGATCATTTATCCTTTATGGAAAAATGTGAGATTGATAGACTAAATGCTATTAAAAAGGCAACTTTTGATTTTTGTTCCATTATTGGTAATAAAGTTATATCATTAAAGACATGTATTGAAGGAATGATGGAAGCAGAAAATTCTATTGATACTACAAaggatttattaaatatgatCTTAGAGAATCATACAGGTACATTCCAACCAAAAGTAATtacatataataattattataatcctggtaattatcaaaattttggTATTGATTTAGAAACAAGATGTAGATTAGATAAGAAAGTTGTACCATTAATCATTTCTACCATACTATCGTTTATGGATCAATTATACCCTGAAATGTCAAATGATAAGATTAGAACTTCCACCTGGACATTACCTGTAAAATTAGCAGAGACACATAAATTACgttctattttaaatgaaatacCATTTACTGATAATAATCAAGTATTAAATATCTTGAGAGAATCTCATTCTGAGCCAACTACTATTGCAAGTgtattaaagatatatcTATTAGAATTACCTGAACCATTGATCacgaataatatttatgatGTATTGAAAGtattatataatgattATCCACCTACTAGAGAAACCTCTACAGAGGGGAAATCcatgaataaaaaagttgaaaaaatttcagaaAAGATATCAGAGGAAAATGAACGTCgtgataatgaaaatgatgatgatgctaatgatgatgacgatgatACAACTGCAGTAGATGATATAAAGCCggataataaatctaaCCCACGTAGTTTCTCTGATGCAAACTCTGAAAgtggattattattagaaaataaagaagtCCAAGGATCCAAAGAACATGTggatcaaaaaaaaatcgatGATGATAGGATTAAAGGGTTATCAACGATCCTTACGTCCTTGTCAAAACCTCATATAGCCACTTTGGATGCTATAAGTACTCATTTTTATCGattaataaagattattaAGATGGGTGATGATGGGGAAAAATTGGCCAAAGATTTCAAAGATAAGATATCGCAAGAGTTTGCCAATTGTATCATTAAGATTAATAAACCTGATGAATTGGATTTAGGGTGTAAGATATtttatgatttattaacGAATAAGAAGCAAATCTTTAGAGAATTGAAGAAGAGCAAAGATAAATAGGGGACTCCCAAAtttacatatttatttatacatGGAACATATACAAATAGATTCTCGtgtatttaaaaaaataaaaagtttaCAATTCTTTGTATAACAGTTTATGATGAATGATtatgattaataaaaaaaatatatgtaaATTGTGCTATGAAtagattatttataaaatgaaattatgaATGTTAATATAATGACGCGACGCGTAATTTTTGGCGTcgatgaattgaaaaaagaaaaaattattaaattttaaaatgtgtCCTTTTCGGATGCGTTTCCTATTACAGGTATGATGTTCCTttgcttttatttttattaccgaatgaaaaaaatactgtaaaatacttttctCATTACTAGATGATGgcattttttgattttaatttatttggcCATTGAATCAATTTCATTGGCAAATAATCGTTTTGGTttatatctatttttttgcttttctgttaataattttttttaataactacaccatctttatttaaataagtGATGACGTTTTCAATATCTGGATTTTCTTCAAGCAATTGGTTTTTCCTTATTAGcaattcttctttagaTATGACCTTGGCAGAGATGAAGGGATTTTCCAGAGCTTTCTTCTGTATCAGTCCATCATCATTTTCGTCTTCTTCGTCTGAAGAGAAATCTAAAGAGCTTGGTTCTggatatattaaatttttggtAATTTCAAAAGTAGTAATTCTATGGCTAGGAGTTCCTGGAACAGTTTTAGATAATTTCTTGGAACGTGTAGTAGGTTGgaagaaaattaattcttcttccaACACAGTAGCAGCTTCTTCTTGTAGTTCtgcatcttcttcatcttgtAAGATATCAAACAAGTTATGAGGTGGTGCTAAAAAAGAAGTGGTGGTTGGGTGAGTATCGTCTTGAAACAAAACTCTACTTACATGGCTCAATTCTAAAGGTTTTGCAGCTTCTAAAGATGCAGTCaagtttcttttttgtcTTGTTACATTTGTGCTAGTTTTATTTCTTGGAGTGTATTCTGGAGATTTCAAACCTTTGAAAGGAGATTTTGTATCATTGTTTGAAAGGTTtggtaatttattatcaaacaATAATGGAGGTTGTTTGAAAGGTTGTACAGTAGATGGAGTTACTGGAGTTTCTGACATGCCACGTTGAGGTGTAGATGGGATCATCTTGCCATTGAAGACTGCAGTGGGAGTCTTGATACTATTACGACGGTGACCAACTCTTGGAGGTGTGCTAGGGATCATAATATACAGGTTTGATTTAACTACTTGAATGTCACTTACTGAAGGGCCACTTATTGCGATGTGTCGTACAAGCGTCTTTGTATGGAGAACTTTATAGATGTGAGGAATGCATGgtctatatatatacatatatatatatgtggATTTGTTGACCAGCCATTCATTGCAACCGCCCAGCGCATTCTTTGCCAGCCAATCGACGCGTTGCGGACGCGTCAAGCCAGCCTTTTTCGAATCCAAAGCAGGCACGGAGAAAAACGCGTAGCGCacttgaaaaaagaatgcTGGTGAGGCAAATTACATTTCATGAGAAAACACGTGAAACACGTGAAACACGTAAAATGAAATCATAGTGGTAATAGCAAATGGAGATCGTAAAAGATAGGCTATATTACATAAAGGCCATGGCTAGTATATATGAAAGGTATAAAGGTTATATATGTAAGTGTGGTGTTTAACATTCTTACAAGTTGAAGATTTCGTTCAAGATTTTAACAGTGTCATCTGGACTGGTGACAGCGTGACCGATGGTTCTCTTGTCTTCGTAGATTTCCCAATCGTTACCACCCTTGGCGGTTTTGTCACCAAAGAAGTGGATTTCTTTGAAGCCATCCTTTTCGACGTGTTGTAAACAGTAGGTCTTATCCCAACCGGTTGGGAAGACATCGAAGGAGATTTGACCACCGATGGAGTAAGTCAAGTTGATATCTGGGAATTCCTTCTTCAAAGCTTCGACGAACTTAGCTCTGATTTGATGGACCTTATCGTATTTTTCGAAGTCGTTTCTTTCTTGAGTAGAAGCGTTTCTACCAATTGGGGAAACATTGATCATACCATTTCTGAATTCTAAGAAAGTACCTCTTCTAACTGGCAATTCAATGTtggataaatatttcaagatGAAAACAGCCAATTTGttgtatttttcttcaCCAATCCAATTGATGAAAGATTGAGAAGCTAATTGTTGACCTAACCTGTAAGCAGTCAAACCATTTTCGGAGAAACAGTAATCGAATTCATCCAAGACGTTTGGACCCAATTGTTCCAATTGTTTGCTTAAATCGGAACCACCGACAAAACCAATACAGACCTTCTTTCTTAATTTGATTAAGGTTTCTCTAACTTCATCAGAAACAGTCAAACGAGCAGGGGTCAAAGTACCATCGACGTCGAAAAGAACTAAGGTGTCTGGTTTTTCTTTGTAAGCAAATTCTTTAACAGAGGACATTATTGGAGAGGGATAATACGAATTTTTGTCGTCAAAGACGTGAGGGAAGGGAACGAGTTTGTGtgttataaataaatcaagATGTGTTTATATAGAAACTCAAAAACGTAGAGCAAAACAATATTGTGAAACAATATTGTGAAACTCAATAGTTTATTGACGAAATGTCAATACGcgagtgaaaaaaaataaaaaaagtttgaatatttgttgtttttttttccaattttctttttccaattcatcatttctttttccatttttgtATGTGGATAGAGAATTCCCGTAGAGAAGATTATTGCTGGACATAACACAACGACGa from Henningerozyma blattae CBS 6284 chromosome 4, complete genome encodes the following:
- the TBLA0D02310 gene encoding uncharacterized protein (similar to Saccharomyces cerevisiae EMP47 (YFL048C) and EMP46 (YLR080W); ancestral locus Anc_8.2), yielding MLLTQIAAASLAILHISQGHPDIQHESSEVPLKDFSLDNLLSSSSISSKWKLGQDARYNEGRIVLTPKKNSLGSLWLTEDVPMNKNAFTLEWTFRSVGYSGPTSGGLSFWILDSAAPIDLKDQSLFNGPSKYDGLQLLVDNSSPVGPTLRGSLNDGSETFNKQNIYDKTFASCLIGYQDSSVPSTLRLTYDRNADNLLKLQVDNKVCFQTRKIKLSPSNANLYRFGVSADNSNTAESFEILKMKLYDFVTEDSLIPNVKEMAQPKLLTKIIDKASGKEKIVDKEIYDSENSEITNYELYRKLDKVEGKLLANDISILEKKLSNILEAQQEMRKYVEHLEKALNVLTTNTINNNGNDNKDGEAKIVNDNSNYEDFLAMNTKLEQMLNEQQKIRETTSKQNHMPPGPQVEDVLNKLALWLSPLVIIILVMAYYTFKIRQEIVKTKLL
- the RGD2 gene encoding GTPase-activating protein RGD2 (similar to Saccharomyces cerevisiae RGD2 (YFL047W); ancestral locus Anc_8.4) encodes the protein MPSFADSFWSEDLTSGLEKLFNQMYHGNDQNNLFIQLFASRMQFEVSYGRQLYTINDNIENLEEFHLKSEFYTTDSAFSHLLNKMSNEGDYHLNIASNIEILVLRPFSKWCKEHHDRIKYSEKTLKKSVENFKKSKTMINKLETEYFNKCRSLEDFKRLNFNEKDLGDTVETLKLFEKKNQQVQKENDHKKFATLASIDFDYITMRQTLKLLLLDLPKSDYKLPFLKFTITNTNNGNEITNFLLEQMSLKDVEQAEQFGQDLLNLGFIKYCNGVGNSFANSKKFQFQWKPYAYKFANIQIPDSQSISFTTTAATAATPTVTTSTKRSTSESGSLDSISLSTTITPTPPSTNATSTPNGKATDINIDNDKINSETVIEYHKPKPKNSPVPISDDLLALMTKHVSEKENTLFKLIRDVDKSDNKYFEECFKMDDLRCSIEELMIDHLSFMEKCEIDRLNAIKKATFDFCSIIGNKVISLKTCIEGMMEAENSIDTTKDLLNMILENHTGTFQPKVITYNNYYNPGNYQNFGIDLETRCRLDKKVVPLIISTILSFMDQLYPEMSNDKIRTSTWTLPVKLAETHKLRSILNEIPFTDNNQVLNILRESHSEPTTIASVLKIYLLELPEPLITNNIYDVLKVLYNDYPPTRETSTEGKSMNKKVEKISEKISEENERRDNENDDDANDDDDDTTAVDDIKPDNKSNPRSFSDANSESGLLLENKEVQGSKEHVDQKKIDDDRIKGLSTILTSLSKPHIATLDAISTHFYRLIKIIKMGDDGEKLAKDFKDKISQEFANCIIKINKPDELDLGCKIFYDLLTNKKQIFRELKKSKDK
- the TBLA0D02330 gene encoding uncharacterized protein (similar to Saccharomyces cerevisiae SIC1 (YLR079W); ancestral locus Anc_8.5), with the translated sequence MIPSTPPRVGHRRNSIKTPTAVFNGKMIPSTPQRGMSETPVTPSTVQPFKQPPLLFDNKLPNLSNNDTKSPFKGLKSPEYTPRNKTSTNVTRQKRNLTASLEAAKPLELSHVSRVLFQDDTHPTTTSFLAPPHNLFDILQDEEDAELQEEAATVLEEELIFFQPTTRSKKLSKTVPGTPSHRITTFEITKNLIYPEPSSLDFSSDEEDENDDGLIQKKALENPFISAKVISKEELLIRKNQLLEENPDIENVITYLNKDGVVIKKNY
- the SEC53 gene encoding phosphomannomutase SEC53 (similar to Saccharomyces cerevisiae SEC53 (YFL045C); ancestral locus Anc_8.9); the protein is MSSVKEFAYKEKPDTLVLFDVDGTLTPARLTVSDEVRETLIKLRKKVCIGFVGGSDLSKQLEQLGPNVLDEFDYCFSENGLTAYRLGQQLASQSFINWIGEEKYNKLAVFILKYLSNIELPVRRGTFLEFRNGMINVSPIGRNASTQERNDFEKYDKVHQIRAKFVEALKKEFPDINLTYSIGGQISFDVFPTGWDKTYCLQHVEKDGFKEIHFFGDKTAKGGNDWEIYEDKRTIGHAVTSPDDTVKILNEIFNL